The following is a genomic window from Candidatus Aegiribacteria sp..
AGCAATATTCTTCCGTACTCAATTCTGACAGCCTTTTCGTTGCCTGTGCAACTGCCGTTGCTGTCTGGACAACCGGCAGCAGGTCATCATTCTGCCCTGCATCCGAAGCAAGCTTTCTGGCGAGGTCACCTGCTTTCTCAAGGCTTTCCAGATGCGGTACAGGATCCCATAAGGATGTTTTATCAATGGAAGCAGTAAGCTCTGCTATAGCGGAGGACAGCCGTCTGGCAAGTTCAAGCATTGAAGCCTTCGCAGCTGTCTCGATCTCACTGAAAGCAATACCGTCAAACATGGGCAGAAGTGATCCTTCGCTTAGCGAAAGCCCGAGGCATTCGCTTGCCGCGTCTTCAAGCCTGTGCCCTTCATCAATCACCAGTACATCCGCTCCCGGCAGCACATCTTCTGAAAGAAGCCCGGATACAAGAAGATGATGATTCAGTATAAGCAGATCGGATTTTCGAGCGAGGTTACGGGCTTTGAAAAAGTGACAGGCACCCCTGAAATGACAGGAAGCTCCTGTACAATCCATATGATCCGATCTGAAATGCCGCCAGACTGACCCTGAGACTTTCTCTGAAAAAGATGAGATATCACCATCATCCGTGGTATCAGCCCACCTCGAAAAACTCAGATCTGTACTTACAATTTCTGAACCGGAATTCCATTTCCTCAGGCATAAATAGTTATTTCTCCCCTTGAGGACACTCACCATGGAATCGAGCTTGAGTGCTGACAGTATGGCGGGAGCATCCTTACCTGCAAGCTGATCCTGAAGAGTTATAGTCGCTGTGGATACGAAGATCCTTCTGCCGGATAAAAGAGCGGGAATTATATAAGCAATACTCTTCCCGATACCTGTTCCTGCTTCAAAAAAATGAATCCCACCCGTGGTGAGAGCTTTTCCCACTGCTTTTGCCAGTTCAACCTGGAGCGTTCTGACAGTGTATCCAGGAATGACCTGAGACAGAGCATCTCCGTGAAATGTATTTTCAATTTCCTGCTCAAATGATATCATCAGCTGTTCTGCTTTCCCGTCCTGCGAATATCCTTCAGCATGAGCTGGATGCTTCCATCGTTACGCCATGTATCAATGTCGAGTGTAAAGGCAAGATCAACTCTGCTGCTGAACAGTGATTGCTTTTCCACCATATTGAATCCAATTGCTCTGAAAATTCTGGAACCGATTTTCAGATTACAACTGAGATGATTCCTGTTTTTCCCAACAGCCCTCCACTGAATCGCATAGGCACCTCTTGCGAGCCAGACCGGCATCGAATTGCCCGATCCAAATGGCTCAAGTCTCGAAAGAGCGCGGACGGTTTCGATTGTGTAGTCCTTCTCCTCAAGGCTTCCGTCAAGATAGAGGACGGAGCCAAGATACTCATCCCACTTTTTCTCAGACAGCAGCGTTTCCATATGCTCTTTGAGTAATTGCACATTATCTCTTAATATTGTCAGTCCCGCAGCCATCGGATGACCTCCGAAACTGCTCAGAATCATGTACTCATCCTGAATCCTTCCAAGCAGAGAGTGTATCGAAATCCCGGGAATGCTCCTTGCTGAACCGTACCCGTAATTACCCTCCAGAGATATCAGTATTACAGGAACTCCGAATCGAGATACAAGTCTTGAAGCCACAATTCCCACAACGCCTCGATGCCACCCTTCACCTGCAAGCACAATGCACCTCGGGTCATGCAATTCTGCAGTCAACCCTTTGACCTGTTTCTCTACATCACGCTCATACTGTTTTCTGATTCTGTTATTCTCCGCGACTGGGGCAAGCAGTTCCTCAGTTTCTTGCTCATTCATGGCGAGCAGAAGGTCAACTGCCTGCTTCGCGTGCCCTACTCTCCCGCAGGCATTCAGTCTTGGTCCGATGTAAAAAGCCAGATGGGATGAATTGCAGCTTTCAAGATCAACTGAAGCGGATTTCGCAAGAGCTGAGACACCCGGAAGCGGTATCCGACGCATAACTTTCAGACCTTCAGAAACCAGAATTCGATTATCATCAATCAAATCAACAACATCGGTCACAGTACCTATAGCAACCAATTGTAGAAGTTCCTGAAGAGAAGAGGCATCGGCGTTCATCAACTCGTAGACACCATTCATAACCATCCATGCTACACCAACACCCGCGAGAGTGGAGTGCCGCACATCGCCATCAAGCGCGGGATTGACAATTGCCTTTGCGAAAGGGAGCTGATCCCCGGCTTGATGATGGTCTGTAATAACAGTATCAATATTAGTGCTGTTCAAAGCGTTGATATGCTCATTCGCTGTTATTCCACAATCAACTGTAATCAGGAGGTCAATTCCATTTTCTTCGCAGAACTGAACTGCTGATGATCCGATGCCGTACCCTTCTATGAACCTGTCAGGCACATAATAGCTTATATCAGCTCCAAGTTCGGAAAGTGCTCTGTAAACCACTGCTGTCGCCGTAATCCCATCGGCGTCAAAATCACCGTGAACAAGAATCTTTTCCGTGTTTGCAACAGCTCTGACTA
Proteins encoded in this region:
- the recJ gene encoding single-stranded-DNA-specific exonuclease RecJ, whose product is MRKRWAARPVPCLHLSSVSELHGLPASLALLLARRGYSGKILEDFLNPDINTLSSWKNLGGIMEAAERIVRAVANTEKILVHGDFDADGITATAVVYRALSELGADISYYVPDRFIEGYGIGSSAVQFCEENGIDLLITVDCGITANEHINALNSTNIDTVITDHHQAGDQLPFAKAIVNPALDGDVRHSTLAGVGVAWMVMNGVYELMNADASSLQELLQLVAIGTVTDVVDLIDDNRILVSEGLKVMRRIPLPGVSALAKSASVDLESCNSSHLAFYIGPRLNACGRVGHAKQAVDLLLAMNEQETEELLAPVAENNRIRKQYERDVEKQVKGLTAELHDPRCIVLAGEGWHRGVVGIVASRLVSRFGVPVILISLEGNYGYGSARSIPGISIHSLLGRIQDEYMILSSFGGHPMAAGLTILRDNVQLLKEHMETLLSEKKWDEYLGSVLYLDGSLEEKDYTIETVRALSRLEPFGSGNSMPVWLARGAYAIQWRAVGKNRNHLSCNLKIGSRIFRAIGFNMVEKQSLFSSRVDLAFTLDIDTWRNDGSIQLMLKDIRRTGKQNS